A genomic window from Fibrobacterota bacterium includes:
- a CDS encoding adenylyl-sulfate kinase, whose translation MSAKVVWIIGYPNAGKTEVAKALCTLMRNAGRPVVLLDGDEIRRIFSLEATDYDRPGRLRNARRIGLLAQTLSQQGIPVVVAANTLFQEAQAENRERIPGYFEVYLSASEALRRQRDGQKDLYGRFDRGETKSVLGLDLPGDEPTSPHLVLDMDSGITPLAAAETILAASGAAG comes from the coding sequence ATGAGCGCCAAAGTGGTGTGGATCATCGGGTATCCCAACGCGGGGAAGACCGAAGTCGCCAAGGCCCTGTGCACCCTGATGCGCAACGCGGGCCGGCCGGTGGTCCTGCTGGACGGCGACGAGATCCGCCGGATCTTCTCGTTGGAAGCCACCGATTACGACCGTCCCGGCCGGCTGCGCAACGCCCGCAGGATCGGCTTGCTCGCCCAGACCCTTTCGCAGCAGGGCATTCCCGTCGTCGTCGCGGCCAACACCCTGTTCCAGGAAGCCCAAGCCGAAAACCGCGAGAGGATCCCCGGATATTTCGAAGTCTACCTTAGCGCCAGCGAAGCGCTGCGCCGCCAGCGGGACGGCCAAAAGGATCTCTACGGAAGGTTCGACCGAGGCGAGACGAAAAGCGTCCTCGGGCTGGACCTTCCCGGCGACGAACCGACCTCCCCGCACCTCGTGCTCGACATGGATTCGGGGATCACGCCCCTGGCGGCTGCGGAAACCATCCTCGCGGCCTCGGGCGCGGCAGGATGA
- a CDS encoding phosphocholine cytidylyltransferase family protein gives MKFQAIILAAGRGSRMKRLTEEVPKCLTPLAGLPLLEWQLSSLRQAGASAVTVVRGWRAEKLEGNFATIDNPEWSTSNMVVTLSKTASLLSQGPCVVSYSDIVYHPDHVRELLDAPGDIAITYDLDWLDLWSARNESDPLADAETFREEDGWLKAIGSRPKTLDEVQGQYMGLLRFSPAGWSQVEQFLSELAPEVVNKLDMTSLLSRLLERGVRIAAVSVRGKWCECDTESDLEVYESILEISEAEGRRWRHDWR, from the coding sequence ATGAAGTTCCAAGCGATCATCCTCGCGGCCGGGAGAGGATCCCGGATGAAGCGACTCACCGAAGAAGTCCCCAAATGCCTGACCCCGTTGGCGGGACTTCCGCTCCTGGAATGGCAGCTGTCCAGCCTGCGGCAGGCGGGGGCTTCCGCCGTCACCGTGGTCCGGGGTTGGCGCGCGGAGAAACTGGAGGGGAACTTCGCGACCATCGACAATCCCGAATGGTCCACCTCCAACATGGTCGTCACGCTTTCGAAGACCGCCTCGCTCCTGTCCCAGGGCCCCTGCGTCGTGTCGTATTCCGACATCGTCTACCACCCCGACCATGTGCGGGAACTCCTGGACGCGCCCGGCGACATCGCCATCACCTACGACCTCGATTGGCTGGACCTGTGGAGCGCCCGCAACGAGTCCGACCCGCTGGCCGACGCGGAGACGTTCCGGGAGGAAGACGGCTGGCTCAAGGCCATCGGCTCGCGCCCGAAAACCCTCGACGAGGTCCAGGGCCAGTACATGGGTCTGCTGCGATTTTCCCCGGCCGGCTGGAGCCAAGTGGAGCAATTTCTGTCGGAACTGGCGCCGGAGGTGGTCAACAAGCTCGACATGACCTCGTTGCTTTCCAGGCTTCTCGAGCGCGGCGTGCGGATCGCCGCGGTTTCGGTGCGCGGAAAATGGTGCGAATGCGACACGGAATCCGATCTGGAGGTGTACGAATCCATCCTGGAGATCTCCGAGGCCGAAGGCAGGAGATGGCGCCATGACTGGCGCTGA
- a CDS encoding gamma-glutamyl-gamma-aminobutyrate hydrolase family protein (Members of this family of hydrolases with an active site Cys residue belong to MEROPS family C26.) — protein MRIGITMRTARDAATGEVRDAIDRDWWRFLSIALPGDILFPVANHPASAEAFFRSAALDGLILTGGDDIGSSPERDATEGALLDACAPGDLPVLGICRGLQFLSSKHGAAIVPCDPESHRSKRHGLRLDHDLAPRALRGLTEVNSYHNLSVRLPRDSRLRAWAWSADGCVEGVSLPGTRTLAIGWHPERESTPRPEDIALFRTHFHGETA, from the coding sequence ATGAGGATCGGCATCACCATGCGGACCGCAAGGGATGCGGCCACCGGGGAAGTCCGCGACGCCATCGACCGCGATTGGTGGCGTTTTCTTTCCATCGCGCTTCCCGGCGACATCCTTTTTCCTGTCGCCAACCATCCCGCATCGGCGGAAGCGTTCTTCCGATCGGCCGCGTTGGACGGATTGATCCTCACCGGAGGCGACGACATCGGGTCCTCGCCCGAGCGCGACGCCACGGAAGGCGCACTGCTGGACGCCTGCGCGCCGGGAGATCTTCCGGTCCTGGGCATCTGCCGAGGGTTACAATTTTTGTCTTCAAAGCATGGAGCGGCGATCGTCCCCTGCGACCCCGAATCGCACAGGTCCAAGCGCCACGGGTTGCGCTTGGACCACGATCTCGCGCCTCGAGCCCTGCGCGGCTTGACCGAGGTCAATTCCTACCACAACCTGTCCGTCCGTCTGCCCCGGGATTCCCGGCTGCGCGCGTGGGCCTGGTCGGCCGACGGCTGCGTGGAGGGCGTTTCGCTTCCCGGAACCCGGACCCTCGCCATCGGATGGCATCCGGAGCGGGAATCGACCCCTCGTCCGGAGGACATCGCCTTGTTCCGCACGCATTTCCATGGAGAGACCGCATGA
- a CDS encoding pyruvate, phosphate dikinase, with translation MAPHRHRLGTKAETLKNLKEAGYKVPQPFLFTVAQWNSGPDAVVDAVRSEFAPERSLAIRSSCHLEDTGESSLAGAFRSVLDVAPVPADIAGAIREVVASYGDSPRDDDQVLVQPMLSGIVMSGVIMTRVLEDGSPYYAINYDDESGRTDTVTGGGTISKTVFVFRHFRNSDFDSPRLRNLLRLVRHLETFFDNQSLDIEFAMTSDLEYHIFQVRPIAARSNWHPEVQDDVTDKIEFVGDFLQTCNRPRPGMYGSRTILGVMPDWNPAEIIGLTPRPLAASLYRNIVTQSVWREARRSMGYRELPSEELMILIGGRPYIDVRASFNSFLPDGVEAETGELLVDAWLDRLDRNPNLHDKVEFEIVPTVLDFSFHRKFEERYPDLLSPDALARYRTALGRLTRQAVSTESGSSLPRALGAIEELKSRQDARDARRAESATGLLSQTKDLLEECRSLGTQPFAVLARHAFIAESFLRSAIERGAWTRERYESFKSSVRTISSDFAQDHARTLSGKLDPKIFFAKYGHLRPGTYDILTPTYRENAEQILQGTQRPHAHLDATEFVLDPAEREAFASLLSEIGMESVSPEALLHYAKTAIASRENSKFVFTRSLSDAIETLAAWGACHHFGREDVSWLSIQDILNTSVIPVLVDPREHFLPLIEQGKRQCDAGKHLKLGFLIRSERDVYIVPLHRSTPNFVTKSRVSGRIVHLEAGSVASQELSGAIVCIENADPGYDWLFSRGIAGLVTKYGGTNSHMTIRCSEYGIPAAIGCGEALFSRIRDARHAELDADARILRASP, from the coding sequence ATGGCACCGCACCGACATCGGCTGGGCACCAAGGCCGAAACCCTCAAGAACCTCAAAGAGGCGGGTTACAAGGTTCCCCAGCCGTTCCTGTTCACGGTCGCGCAGTGGAACAGCGGTCCGGACGCGGTGGTCGATGCGGTACGTTCGGAGTTCGCGCCGGAACGCTCCCTCGCCATCCGCTCCAGCTGCCACCTGGAAGACACGGGCGAATCGTCCCTCGCCGGAGCGTTTCGCAGCGTGCTGGATGTCGCACCCGTGCCCGCGGACATCGCCGGGGCGATCCGGGAGGTCGTCGCTTCCTACGGAGATTCCCCTCGCGACGACGACCAGGTCCTGGTCCAACCGATGCTTTCCGGCATCGTGATGAGCGGCGTCATCATGACCCGGGTCCTGGAGGACGGCTCCCCCTACTACGCGATCAACTACGACGACGAATCGGGCCGCACGGACACCGTCACGGGCGGCGGAACGATCTCGAAGACGGTTTTCGTCTTCCGCCACTTCCGCAATTCCGACTTCGATTCGCCCCGCCTGCGCAACCTCCTGCGCCTGGTGCGCCACCTGGAGACGTTCTTCGACAACCAGAGCCTGGACATCGAATTCGCCATGACCTCCGACCTGGAATACCACATCTTCCAGGTCCGCCCGATCGCCGCCCGTTCCAACTGGCACCCGGAAGTCCAGGACGACGTCACCGACAAGATCGAGTTCGTGGGGGATTTCCTGCAGACCTGCAACCGGCCGCGCCCCGGCATGTACGGAAGCCGCACCATCCTGGGCGTCATGCCCGACTGGAACCCCGCCGAGATCATCGGGCTCACGCCCCGACCGTTGGCCGCCTCGCTGTACCGCAACATCGTGACACAATCCGTCTGGCGCGAGGCCCGCCGATCGATGGGCTACCGCGAGCTGCCCTCCGAGGAACTGATGATCCTGATCGGAGGTCGCCCCTACATCGACGTGCGCGCCAGCTTCAACTCCTTCCTGCCCGACGGAGTCGAAGCCGAGACCGGCGAACTTCTCGTGGATGCATGGCTGGATCGCCTGGACCGCAATCCCAACCTCCACGACAAGGTGGAATTCGAGATCGTGCCCACCGTGCTGGACTTCTCGTTCCATCGCAAGTTCGAAGAACGCTACCCCGATCTTCTCTCGCCCGACGCGCTGGCAAGGTATCGCACAGCGCTGGGCAGGCTCACACGGCAAGCGGTCTCCACGGAAAGCGGCTCGAGTCTCCCCAGGGCGCTCGGAGCCATCGAGGAGCTGAAGTCCCGGCAGGACGCCCGGGACGCGCGCCGCGCCGAAAGCGCCACCGGCTTGTTGTCCCAGACAAAGGACTTGCTGGAAGAGTGCCGCTCGCTGGGCACGCAGCCCTTCGCCGTGCTCGCCCGCCACGCGTTCATCGCCGAGTCATTCCTTCGGTCGGCCATCGAACGGGGCGCATGGACCCGCGAACGCTACGAATCATTCAAATCCTCCGTGCGAACCATCTCCAGCGACTTCGCCCAGGATCACGCCAGGACGCTTTCCGGCAAACTCGACCCCAAGATCTTCTTCGCCAAGTACGGGCACCTTCGCCCCGGCACCTACGACATCCTGACGCCCACCTACCGGGAGAACGCCGAGCAGATCCTCCAAGGGACCCAACGCCCGCACGCGCACCTCGATGCGACGGAATTCGTCTTAGACCCCGCCGAACGGGAGGCGTTCGCCTCGCTCCTTTCCGAGATCGGCATGGAATCCGTTTCGCCGGAGGCCCTGCTGCACTACGCCAAGACGGCGATCGCCAGTCGCGAGAACTCGAAGTTCGTCTTCACCCGCAGCCTGTCGGATGCCATCGAGACCCTCGCCGCCTGGGGTGCCTGCCACCACTTCGGACGGGAAGACGTTTCCTGGCTCTCCATCCAGGACATCCTCAACACCTCGGTGATCCCGGTGCTGGTGGACCCACGGGAACACTTCCTGCCCCTGATCGAGCAAGGCAAACGCCAATGCGACGCGGGCAAGCACCTCAAGCTGGGATTTCTGATCCGGTCCGAGCGCGATGTCTACATCGTTCCCTTGCATCGCAGCACCCCGAACTTCGTCACGAAGTCCCGTGTCTCGGGCAGGATCGTCCATCTGGAGGCGGGCTCGGTGGCCTCGCAGGAACTTTCCGGCGCCATCGTCTGCATCGAGAACGCCGATCCCGGCTACGATTGGCTATTCTCCAGGGGGATCGCCGGACTGGTGACCAAATACGGAGGGACGAACTCGCACATGACCATCCGCTGCAGCGAATACGGAATCCCGGCGGCCATCGGCTGCGGTGAGGCGCTGTTCTCCCGCATCCGCGACGCACGCCACGCCGAGCTCGACGCCGATGCCAGGATCCTGAGGGCATCGCCATGA
- a CDS encoding cephalosporin hydroxylase family protein, giving the protein MDPVARFQQEKTDRIAAYRADARMKTLSNDYRNEAIRRDYEYNFTWMGRPIIQFPQDIVAMQELIWQIKPDLIVETGIAHGGSLVFSASMLQLLGGDGIAVGVDIEIRPHNRTAIEEHPMSGRIRMIEGSSIDPEIVRRVKELAKGRKRILVALDSNHTHDHVLSELRAYHDLVTPGSYLVVFDTVIEDMPADLSGDRPWKPGDNAKTAVHQFLTENDKFEIDHDLEAKLLLTVAPDGYLRRKI; this is encoded by the coding sequence ATGGATCCCGTAGCCCGATTCCAACAGGAAAAGACCGATCGCATCGCCGCCTACCGCGCCGATGCGCGCATGAAAACACTGTCCAACGACTACCGCAACGAAGCGATCCGCCGCGACTACGAATACAACTTCACCTGGATGGGGCGCCCCATCATCCAGTTCCCGCAGGACATCGTGGCGATGCAGGAACTGATCTGGCAGATCAAGCCGGACCTGATCGTGGAGACGGGAATCGCCCACGGCGGGTCGCTGGTGTTCAGCGCCTCCATGCTCCAGCTTCTGGGCGGTGACGGCATCGCCGTGGGGGTCGACATCGAGATCCGCCCGCACAACCGCACGGCGATCGAAGAGCACCCCATGTCCGGCCGCATCCGCATGATCGAAGGCTCCAGCATCGATCCGGAGATCGTGCGGCGCGTGAAGGAACTGGCGAAGGGGCGCAAGAGGATCCTGGTCGCGCTGGACTCCAACCACACCCACGACCACGTCCTGTCCGAACTGCGGGCCTACCACGACCTGGTGACCCCCGGCTCGTACCTGGTGGTCTTCGACACGGTGATCGAGGACATGCCCGCCGACCTTTCCGGAGACCGCCCCTGGAAACCCGGAGACAACGCCAAGACCGCCGTCCACCAGTTCCTGACAGAAAACGACAAATTCGAGATAGACCACGACCTCGAGGCCAAACTTCTCCTGACGGTGGCGCCCGACGGCTACCTGCGCCGGAAGATCTGA
- a CDS encoding methyltransferase domain-containing protein, protein MKNNAGCCPLCGKDSKPLFTLRNSPRLQNVLFDSEGQAKAVAHGDYDFRLCPTCVHGFNPGFQSEDIEYDTDYDNDQSASPRYRAHVEWVVDHLTDACDLTARSRVLEIGCGNGYLLSRIAEKTGSVIDGFDPAYNGRYGDPSRFSREYFQPTADRSWDLVILRHCLDSFTDPGPIVEAAAKALGTSGRLYVESADLDYILREGDFSLFYHECARYFSKTSLAIYLAQQGLVAESSNSSFGGQYFSCVFRPIPDPSLVASSPERILRNLTGFRKILIWGISGRAITILSHLALGKEVVAFGVDIAQAKHGRHIPVTGQKILSPQEASEFQPDLVLIPNRNYEDEIRPFFPSTTRFLTLQDALS, encoded by the coding sequence ATGAAGAACAACGCCGGATGCTGCCCCCTGTGCGGCAAGGATTCCAAGCCGCTTTTCACCTTGCGCAATTCTCCGCGCTTGCAGAACGTCCTGTTCGATTCGGAGGGCCAAGCCAAAGCGGTCGCCCACGGCGACTACGATTTCCGGCTCTGCCCCACCTGCGTCCACGGCTTCAACCCGGGCTTCCAGAGCGAAGACATCGAATACGACACCGACTACGACAACGACCAGTCCGCCTCGCCTCGCTACCGTGCGCATGTGGAGTGGGTGGTGGATCACCTGACGGACGCATGCGACCTGACTGCGCGCAGCCGGGTGCTGGAAATCGGATGCGGCAACGGATACCTGCTCTCCCGGATCGCCGAGAAGACAGGTAGCGTCATCGATGGTTTCGATCCGGCCTACAACGGCCGGTACGGCGACCCTTCGAGGTTTTCGCGCGAGTACTTCCAACCGACTGCCGACCGGAGCTGGGACCTCGTGATCCTCCGGCATTGCCTGGATTCCTTCACCGATCCGGGGCCGATCGTGGAAGCCGCCGCCAAGGCCCTGGGGACATCGGGGCGGCTCTACGTGGAGAGCGCGGACCTCGACTACATCCTGCGCGAAGGCGATTTCTCGCTGTTCTACCATGAATGCGCGCGGTACTTCTCCAAAACATCGCTTGCGATCTACCTCGCGCAGCAGGGCCTGGTCGCGGAATCATCGAACTCGTCTTTCGGCGGCCAATACTTCTCCTGCGTGTTCCGGCCCATCCCCGATCCGTCCCTCGTCGCATCGAGTCCCGAGCGGATCTTGCGGAATCTGACAGGCTTCCGGAAGATCCTGATCTGGGGCATCTCCGGACGCGCGATCACGATCCTCTCCCACCTCGCGCTGGGCAAGGAGGTCGTGGCCTTCGGGGTGGACATCGCCCAAGCCAAGCACGGCAGGCACATCCCGGTGACCGGACAGAAGATCCTTTCCCCCCAGGAAGCATCGGAATTCCAACCGGACCTCGTATTGATTCCCAACCGCAACTACGAAGACGAAATCCGTCCATTCTTCCCATCGACCACCCGCTTCCTGACCTTGCAGGATGCCCTATCGTGA
- a CDS encoding DegT/DnrJ/EryC1/StrS family aminotransferase yields the protein MKPILYAKPSITELEISLVGDAIRNGWGPRCNDYLLRFEDGFRQHLGIPCAMATSSCTGALHLALATLGVGPGDEVIVPDITWIASVSPIVHLGATPVLVDVLPDTWCVDPDRAEEAITDRTKAVICVHLYGNLCELDRLSKICHDRGIALIEDAAEGLGSVHQGRKAGSVGDFSIFSFHGTKTVTTGEGGMLCSNRSDLWDRTRTLADHGRKSGETIQFWCSEFGYKFKMSNLQAALGCAQLERIETLLERKREIFSAYRKRLAHVDGLRWNPEPPGTQNSYWMTTIVWDRSRGIDRNALVARMKELSIDARVFFHPVSAFPMVREKRFENPVSASLEGCGLNLPCYHDMDDEGIERVARIVEEAFA from the coding sequence ATGAAGCCGATCCTGTACGCCAAGCCTTCCATCACCGAACTCGAGATCTCCCTGGTGGGCGACGCCATCCGCAACGGATGGGGGCCGCGCTGCAACGACTATCTCCTGCGATTTGAAGACGGTTTCCGTCAGCACCTCGGCATTCCCTGCGCGATGGCCACCAGCAGCTGCACGGGCGCGCTTCATCTGGCGCTTGCCACCTTGGGAGTCGGACCGGGAGACGAAGTCATCGTTCCCGACATCACCTGGATCGCCTCCGTTTCCCCGATCGTGCATCTCGGCGCGACACCGGTTCTGGTGGATGTGCTGCCCGACACCTGGTGCGTCGATCCCGATCGCGCCGAGGAGGCGATCACCGACCGGACCAAGGCGGTGATCTGCGTCCATCTGTACGGAAACCTCTGCGAACTCGACCGTCTATCCAAAATCTGTCATGATCGGGGCATCGCCCTGATCGAAGACGCCGCCGAAGGTCTCGGATCCGTCCACCAGGGAAGGAAGGCCGGAAGCGTCGGAGACTTCTCCATCTTCTCCTTCCACGGCACCAAGACGGTGACCACCGGAGAAGGCGGCATGCTCTGCTCCAACCGGAGCGATCTCTGGGACCGCACCCGCACCCTCGCAGACCACGGCCGCAAGAGCGGCGAGACCATCCAGTTCTGGTGCAGCGAATTCGGTTACAAGTTCAAGATGTCCAATCTGCAGGCGGCCCTGGGCTGCGCCCAATTGGAGCGAATCGAAACGCTGCTGGAACGAAAACGCGAGATCTTTTCCGCCTACCGAAAACGCCTCGCCCATGTCGATGGCCTGCGCTGGAATCCCGAACCACCTGGCACCCAAAACAGCTACTGGATGACCACCATCGTGTGGGATCGTTCGCGCGGAATCGACCGCAACGCGCTTGTGGCGCGGATGAAGGAACTCTCGATCGATGCGCGCGTGTTCTTCCATCCCGTGAGTGCGTTTCCGATGGTCCGCGAAAAACGCTTCGAGAATCCCGTTTCCGCATCGCTGGAAGGCTGCGGCCTGAACCTACCGTGCTACCACGACATGGACGACGAAGGAATCGAGCGGGTGGCGCGGATCGTCGAGGAGGCCTTCGCATGA
- a CDS encoding class I SAM-dependent methyltransferase has protein sequence MICRCCQTPLEDVFLDLGTAPASNSYLAQSELDSPEAWHPLRLYTCKSCLLVQAPEWKSHREIFSTDYAYFSSMSSTWLEHARVYAESMIPRLGLDASSRVLEIASNDGYLLRNFVQRGIPCLGIEPCQSVAEAAMAIGVPTRMEFFGEQFARSLANSWGRADLVAANNVLAHVPDILDFCRGVAAILSPQGLATFEFPHLAKLMEHNQFDTVYHEHYSYLSLWSVRQVMARTGLVVAEVEELPTHGGSLRVHVRRADSEATEGPSVGRILDAEFRQGLHSTDGYKDFQIRASTAKNDFLSFLLQARTKGWKVGAYGAAAKGNTLLNYAGIRSDLLAMVADLSPSKQGRFLPGSRIPVVSPQQLLSWKPDCVVILPWNIRHEICDQLREISAWGASFAVAIPHLRVWKAGDAP, from the coding sequence ATGATCTGTCGTTGCTGCCAAACGCCACTGGAGGATGTGTTCCTGGATCTGGGCACCGCCCCCGCGTCCAACTCCTACCTCGCACAATCGGAGCTGGATTCACCCGAGGCATGGCATCCGCTTCGCTTGTACACCTGCAAGAGCTGCCTCCTTGTCCAGGCACCGGAATGGAAAAGCCACCGGGAGATCTTCTCCACCGACTACGCCTACTTCTCGTCGATGTCCTCCACCTGGCTGGAGCACGCCCGCGTCTACGCGGAATCGATGATCCCTCGATTGGGACTGGACGCTTCCTCGCGTGTCCTGGAAATCGCATCCAACGACGGTTACCTGTTGCGCAATTTCGTGCAACGCGGCATTCCGTGCCTGGGAATCGAGCCCTGCCAAAGCGTGGCCGAAGCGGCGATGGCCATCGGTGTCCCCACGCGCATGGAATTCTTCGGGGAACAGTTCGCCCGATCCCTGGCGAATTCGTGGGGGCGCGCCGATCTGGTGGCCGCCAACAACGTGCTCGCGCACGTTCCCGACATCCTGGATTTCTGCCGAGGCGTGGCGGCGATCCTCTCACCACAAGGCCTGGCGACCTTCGAGTTCCCGCATCTGGCGAAGCTGATGGAACACAACCAGTTCGACACGGTCTACCACGAGCACTACTCCTACCTGAGCCTGTGGTCCGTGCGGCAGGTGATGGCACGAACGGGCCTGGTGGTCGCCGAAGTCGAGGAACTGCCCACGCACGGCGGATCCCTGCGCGTGCACGTCCGTCGCGCCGATTCCGAAGCGACGGAAGGACCTTCGGTCGGACGGATCCTGGATGCCGAATTCCGTCAAGGACTTCACTCCACGGATGGATACAAGGACTTCCAGATCCGCGCCAGCACCGCGAAGAACGACTTCCTTTCCTTCCTCCTCCAAGCCCGGACGAAGGGCTGGAAGGTGGGCGCCTACGGCGCGGCCGCCAAGGGGAACACCCTCCTGAACTACGCGGGCATCCGTTCCGACCTGTTGGCCATGGTCGCCGATCTCTCCCCTTCCAAGCAGGGCCGATTCCTTCCCGGCAGCCGGATCCCGGTGGTTTCCCCCCAGCAGCTTCTCTCCTGGAAGCCGGATTGCGTCGTCATCCTTCCCTGGAACATCCGCCACGAGATCTGCGACCAGCTCCGCGAAATCTCCGCTTGGGGAGCGAGCTTCGCCGTGGCGATCCCGCACCTGCGGGTATGGAAGGCGGGGGATGCGCCATGA
- a CDS encoding dTDP-4-dehydrorhamnose 3,5-epimerase family protein, with the protein MNRILPTPLPGVYHARRKVHDDTRGSFARIADSGWLENLHAQGHIAQVNHSKTTLRGTVRGIHMQRPPHCGWKTVTCLSGRIWDVAVDLRSGSGTFLRWHAVELSAMESLHIPAGCAHAFQVLEGPAEILYLMSESYQPESELRVHPLDTTLDVKWPLPVTDLSDADSKAPSLTGEFAGVPT; encoded by the coding sequence ATGAACCGGATCCTTCCAACTCCCTTGCCAGGGGTCTACCACGCAAGGCGGAAAGTCCACGACGACACCCGAGGCAGCTTCGCGCGAATCGCGGATTCGGGGTGGTTGGAAAACCTCCACGCACAGGGCCATATCGCCCAGGTGAACCATTCGAAAACGACCTTGCGCGGAACCGTTCGCGGCATCCACATGCAGCGCCCTCCCCATTGCGGCTGGAAGACCGTGACCTGCCTGTCCGGCAGGATCTGGGATGTGGCGGTCGACCTGCGGTCGGGATCGGGCACGTTCCTTCGTTGGCATGCGGTGGAGCTTTCGGCCATGGAATCGCTGCACATTCCTGCCGGATGCGCTCACGCATTCCAGGTGCTCGAAGGCCCCGCGGAAATCCTCTACCTGATGTCGGAGAGCTACCAACCCGAATCCGAGTTGCGCGTGCATCCGTTGGACACCACGCTGGATGTGAAGTGGCCCCTGCCCGTCACGGATCTGTCGGACGCCGATTCCAAGGCCCCATCGCTGACCGGAGAATTCGCTGGGGTACCGACATGA
- the rfbG gene encoding CDP-glucose 4,6-dehydratase, whose translation MNTMESAYRGRRVMVTGHTGFKGAWLSRWLELLGAEVTGYSLAPDTRPNLHRILQPRFPQTIGDIRSRADLDSHLAKHRPEIVFHLAAQALVGRSHREPAETFDTNVRGTWTLLDALRESPSTAAVVVVTTDKCYRNPEDGIPFREDSPLGGADPYSASKACCEIVCGSWRDSFWSTPESPLLATARSGNVVGGGDWSEDRIVPDAVKSEQSGQPMRIRHPEAVRPWQHVLEPLRGYLLLGARLLSGFRSAATAWNFGPTPDQVATVRDVLASWQRMRPSLNVIESPVPTFPESVRLLLDSSRSREHLEWSTLWNLERTLLETERWYTAFDRDGKCLCDEQIESYQAQFLRQLRDVA comes from the coding sequence ATGAACACCATGGAATCCGCCTATCGCGGCCGTCGCGTGATGGTGACGGGACATACCGGATTCAAGGGAGCCTGGCTCTCGCGATGGCTGGAATTGCTGGGAGCCGAAGTCACGGGCTACTCGCTCGCCCCGGACACACGGCCCAATCTGCATCGGATCCTGCAACCGCGGTTTCCCCAAACGATCGGCGACATCCGCTCCCGCGCGGATCTGGATTCCCATCTCGCCAAACATCGACCGGAAATTGTCTTCCATCTGGCGGCACAGGCGCTGGTGGGACGCTCCCATCGGGAGCCCGCCGAGACCTTCGATACGAACGTCCGTGGAACCTGGACGTTGCTGGATGCCCTGCGCGAAAGCCCTTCCACGGCCGCCGTGGTGGTGGTGACCACCGACAAATGCTATCGCAATCCCGAAGACGGAATCCCCTTCCGCGAGGACTCCCCCTTGGGAGGAGCGGACCCGTATTCCGCCTCCAAGGCCTGCTGCGAAATCGTGTGCGGCTCCTGGCGGGACTCCTTCTGGTCCACCCCGGAAAGCCCCTTGCTGGCCACGGCCAGATCCGGCAATGTGGTGGGTGGCGGCGACTGGTCGGAGGACCGCATCGTTCCCGACGCCGTGAAATCGGAACAATCGGGACAGCCCATGCGAATCCGCCATCCGGAGGCTGTACGCCCCTGGCAGCACGTGCTGGAGCCTCTGCGCGGATACCTTCTGCTGGGAGCGCGGCTCCTGTCGGGCTTCCGATCCGCGGCGACCGCTTGGAATTTCGGCCCCACCCCGGATCAAGTCGCCACCGTCCGCGACGTGCTGGCCTCCTGGCAACGCATGCGCCCATCTCTCAATGTCATCGAATCGCCCGTTCCGACCTTCCCCGAATCCGTTCGGCTCCTCCTCGACAGCTCCCGTTCGCGCGAACACCTGGAATGGTCCACGCTGTGGAATCTGGAGCGGACTCTTCTCGAGACCGAACGGTGGTATACCGCTTTCGACCGAGACGGAAAATGTCTTTGCGACGAACAGATCGAATCGTACCAGGCCCAGTTCCTCCGGCAACTGAGGGACGTGGCATGA